CGAGCGCACGACCGTGCTCGTGTTCGTCTCTCCGTCGAACCCCACCGGCTCCGTCTACACGGCCGAGGAGACGAAGGCGATCGGCGAGTGGGCGCTCGATCACGGGATCTGGGTCATCAGCGACGAGATCTACCAGAACCTCACGTACGAGGGCGTCTCCGCCACGTCGATCGTGCAGGCGGTGCCGGAGATCGCCGGGCAGACGATCCTCGTGAACGGTGTCGCGAAGACCTATGCCATGACCGGATGGCGCGTGGGCTGGATGGTCGGCCCCGCCGACGCCATCAAGATCGCCGGAAACCTGCAGTCGCACCTGTCGAGCAACGTGAACAACGTGGCGCAGAGGGCTGCGATCGCCGCACTCAACGGCCCGCAGACCGAGGCCGAGCAGATGCGTGAGGCGTTCGACCGCCGACGCAAGCTGATCGTGGCCGAGCTGTCGAAGATCGACGGGTTGCGCGTGCCGAACCCGCTCGGCGCCTTCTACGTCTATCCCGATGTGCAGGGTCTGCTCGGACGCACCTGGGGCGGCGTCACCCCCACGACCTCGCTCGAGCTCGCCGACCTCATCCTCGACCAGGCCGAGGTCGCCGTCGTGCCCGGTGAGGCCTTCGGCCCCAGCGGCTACATCCGCATGTCGTACGCGCTCGGCGACGACGCCCTCCTCGCGGGAGTGCAGCGCCTGCAGCGCCTGTTCGCCTGACGCGCGCGCGTACGCGAGGCGGCGCTCAGTCCTCCGGGTGGTAACCGATCAACCAGCGGATGCCGTAGCGATCGACCAGAGTGCCGTCCCAGTCCCCCCAGGGGCGGCGCTGCAGCGGATCGATCACCCGCCCGCCGACCGACAGATCGGCGAACCATCCCGTCAGCGTGGAAGCGTCGGCGGTCCCGAGCAGCGAGAAGAACATGCCGCTCATCTGTACGGCATCGTCATCGATCCCGGCGTCGGCGCCCGAGAGCTCCACGACGCCCTGCAGCAACGCGTGGCCGATCGCGTCACTCGGCCCATCGTGCCGATCGAGCTGGGCGTAGTCGAACATCTGCAGCTCGCCGCCGAAGATCGACTGGTAATGACGCAACGCTTCCGCGGCATTCCCGGGGAACAGGAGGTACGGGGTCAGTCCACTCATGCGGCGAGTGTAGCCCCGTCGTCACTCCGACGCGCGGATGGCGCCCTACAGCTCGACGCCGACGAGAACCGGCTCAGGCTGGAGCACGAGACCGAACTCGGCGTGCACGCGGCTCTGGATGAAGCGGGCGAGCTCAGCGACCTCCGCCGCGTTCGCCCCTCCGCGGTTCGTGAGGGCGAGGGCGTGCTTGGTCGACACCGATGCGCGGGACCGCGGGAGTTTGAACCCCTTGCGGATCCCGGCCTGCTCGATGAGCCAGGCGGCGCTGACCTTGACGTCGGTGGGCACCCG
The sequence above is drawn from the Candidatus Microbacterium colombiense genome and encodes:
- a CDS encoding pyridoxal phosphate-dependent aminotransferase: MTERAPLSRKLSAIAESATLKVDAKAKALKAEGKDVISYAAGEPDFATPQFIVDAAAEALADPANYRYTPAPGLPALREAIAAKTLRDSGLEVSPSQIIVTNGGKQSVYQAFQAVVNPGDEVLLPAPYWTTYPEAIRLADGTPVEVFAGADQDYKVTVEQLEAARTERTTVLVFVSPSNPTGSVYTAEETKAIGEWALDHGIWVISDEIYQNLTYEGVSATSIVQAVPEIAGQTILVNGVAKTYAMTGWRVGWMVGPADAIKIAGNLQSHLSSNVNNVAQRAAIAALNGPQTEAEQMREAFDRRRKLIVAELSKIDGLRVPNPLGAFYVYPDVQGLLGRTWGGVTPTTSLELADLILDQAEVAVVPGEAFGPSGYIRMSYALGDDALLAGVQRLQRLFA
- a CDS encoding VOC family protein gives rise to the protein MSGLTPYLLFPGNAAEALRHYQSIFGGELQMFDYAQLDRHDGPSDAIGHALLQGVVELSGADAGIDDDAVQMSGMFFSLLGTADASTLTGWFADLSVGGRVIDPLQRRPWGDWDGTLVDRYGIRWLIGYHPED